One Stegostoma tigrinum isolate sSteTig4 chromosome 22, sSteTig4.hap1, whole genome shotgun sequence DNA segment encodes these proteins:
- the samd9l gene encoding sterile alpha motif domain-containing protein 9-like isoform X1 yields the protein MEDLKQLRMEDWDEDQVRTWLHHIRVKEEHIQTLYKEQVTGAVLQVMSKQDLRDLHVKEGQIQLIVNKRNELLNSQNLQLAECSTSEVNDCKKTSPMQGSPDGTPSQTSQTKPLANKGKLKNQGQPTALISDPASSSTESHLNTTLEKANGNSPPTQCKPRPFDKEDINFKYVKNNVLPPETGVINLICPCHEYKSLAIAVTLDRQRLQAKFAKEVIRFASGCMNVRSNGTIHFGVENGNDHSGYTHGEIIGIPVKDPSIYVDALDYIEKCFKLHAEDARRCIRPPKLVEVISKTGSEGKFVIEVDVNSSIKIVRNKIYRVCLPNFNEKKNKVEYEKKTIYRRKGAKTETIDEESQDEFVSGMQERDKQREIAETTEQPSNIPEDLGRKLSVLLTGGKKYLDNSQRYVLVINKCKPEDLQKLNFLLHMNIFCVFDFDPDSKTNGFFEHYLNHHPASVHFLQDYKCEDRESVSDLKKRLCLFDQTSWIFCNGCNHYDGDERPCDVNTWVISKKKHLKRTASLICNEILPNGSFVVLFLLLSPVEQPLVDTFHEFYAEMNGRNDIICVSESDDNYQKWANLAQPSCSIETIDKMSIVGMKLNHVNDTIQTMLPILIDSARYLPVSSRGLCLLKPTDEERMFTLEILSVNQCEEYKIDVQDQTEITKIERDFYRGGKISWLNLMLAERGYCEAVIQRNAYKEVVNIIDGMLKGSSGKQLVTTVHVFHHPGSGGSTVARQVLWNFRKQLRCATVKLSCAVGKICEHAIQLLEYEENDLTQCLPVLLLLEDADEDYFDEIKHELIPAIGSKMVNIVRPLLILLNCRRSNNAEKLCKNIPLEAVAVTHKLTEEERMLFSNKRKKLEEHFEPEFILTFVLMSEEFSEEYIQDFVKHLLEGIDHSSPVTQLIKYVALLNHYVENSNISLSHCEAFLNLGIQIDHIRLQSFQTSLNDQARFLFIHFRDCTSEIKSIRIVHPLVAKEILNQISDQPRSQIAMDFLKEKAFFENRFARDEFIKFVRDLFIRRHKRSKGDSVDTVFSPLIEDICNEQQAPEKAVEVLTAAYECFGKDPFFAQQLARLHYKDLNFADAIKWAEDAKYRLPTNSYILDTEGQVYRKKLNILFDLTHLRTEVVTPDKLSEAISIALKAIDCFRAAQKAAQSELDSMNNSGFFGEVEVGCHLLQLLSLLDIFEKDEDGSYTKLTEYLLGKDVPEVIKEPWKNFHGKLKGLQKGINEALEWISEDSSYFQTDKCEDDDGGTSSTEDHAHNPRKWLRKKAKIYARYFCFTQQEEQNLKQSTNSHLFPLVRRLQISGNGGGNITSIFSMLSDQKVDRVAEKLEKIISMYPEHHQKEKLDLVDLVNFTLSHIALACVAPRSSKLLTFSQLRELSQQFPKCKYNSSACFLLTLLYWPDEAYDQEPDEAKGRIFDTALEKLRKLYNVKMKNLPSRKKQIYTHFFLGNGHGFDKIVHKSLLEKLIPSGLNERRWKWLTGDVWKNPKVTQKLKRVKGWTENGTIFVRGYCKHHKIRIFPLHFPSMPHGNENITFYLGFTYGGLFAYDIQGER from the exons ATGG AAGACCTAAAGCAGCTACGAATGGAAGACTGGGATGAAGACCAGGTGCGGACCTGGTTACATCATATTCGAGTGAAAGAAGAACACATACAGACATTGTATAAGGAACAGGTCACTGGTGCAGTGCTGCAAGTGATGAGCAAACAGGACCTTAGAGATCTTCATGTGAAGGAAGGTCAGATACAACTGATTGTGAACAAAAGGAATGAACTATTGAATAGTCAGAATTTACAATTGGCCGAGTGCAGCACAAGTGAAGTGAACGATTGCAAAAAGACTTCTCCAATGCAAGGTAGTCCAGATGGCACTCCCAGTCAGACATCACAGACAAAGCCTCTGGCAAACAAAGGGAAATTGAAAAACCAAGGTCAACCTACTGCTTTAATATCGGACCCAGCAAGTAGTTCTACTGAGTCTCATCTTAACACCACGCTTGAGAAGGCGAATGGAAATAGTCCTCCGACTCAATGCAAACCTCGTCCATTTGACAAGGAAGATATCAATTTTAAATACGTAAAAAACAATGTCCTTCCACCAGAAACTGGGGTCATTAATTTAATTTGTCCCTGTCATGAATATAAATCTCTTGCTATCGCtgttacattggacagacaacGGCTCCAAGCCAAATTTGCCAAGGAAGTTATCAGATTTGCTTCTGGATGCATGAATGTTCGAAGTAATGGTACAATTCATTTTGGGGTTGAGAATGGCAATGATCATTCTGGATATACACATGGTGAAATAATAGGTATCCCTGTCAAAGATCCTAGCATCTATGTTGATGCATTGGATTACATAGAGAAATGCTTCAAACTACACGCTGAGGATGCAAGACGTTGCATTCGGCCCCCCAAACTTGTGGAAGTGATTAGCAAAACTGGAAGTGAAGGGAAGTTTGTCATTGAGGTTGATGTAAACTCATCTATAAAGATTGTGAGAAACAAAATTTACAGAGTTTGTCTTCCAAAttttaatgaaaagaaaaataaagtagaATATGAGAAAAAGACCATCTACAGAAGAAAGGGAGCAAAAACTGAAACTATTGATGAGGAAAGTCAGGATGAATTTGTCTCAGGGATGCAAGAAAGAGACAAACAAAGAGAAATAGCAGAAACCACAGAGCAACCAAGCAACATCCCTGAGGATTTAGGAAGGAAGCTGTCAGTTCTTCTGACTGGTGGTAAGAAATACTTGGATAATAGTCAGCGGTATGTGCTTGTTATAAACAAATGTAAACCAGAAGATTTACAGAAATTAAATTTCTTGCTGCACATGAATATCTTTTGTGTGTTTGACTTCGATCCTGATTCGAAAACCAATGGCTTTTTTGAGCACTACCTAAATCATCACCCAGCCAGCGTTCACTTCTTACAAGATTACAAATGTGAAGATCGAGAAAGTGTGAGTGACTTGAAGAAACGCTTATGTTTATTTGATCAGACCAGTTGGATATTCTGTAACGGGTGCAATCATTATGATGGTGACGAGAGGCCGTGTGACGTGAATACGTGGGTGATAAGCAAAAAGAAACACTTGAAGAGAACAGCCTCACTGATCTGCAATGAAATTCTGCCAAATGGTTCCTTTGTCGTACTTTTCCTCCTTTTGTCACCAGTAGAACAACCTCTGGTGGACACCTTCCATGAATTTTATGCAGAAATGAATGGCAGAAATGACATCATTTGTGTTTCAGAGAGCGATGACAACTATCAGAAGTGGGCAAATCTTGCACAGCCTTCCTGCAGCATTGAAACCATTGACAAGATGAGCATTGTTGGGATGAAACTTAACCATGTAAATGACACGATCCAAACCATGCTGCCAATATTAATTGACAGTGCCAGATACTTACCAGTGTCATCAAGGGGCCTGTGTTTACTCAAACCTACAGATGAAGAAAGAATGTTTACACTGGAAATACTGAGTGTCAATCAGTGTGAAGAGTATAAAATAGATGTTCAGGATCAGACAGAAATAACCAAAATTGAGAGAGATTTTTATCGTGGTGGTAAAATCAGCTGGCTGAATTTAATGCTGGCAGAGCGTGGATATTGTGAAGCAGTGATACAGCGGAATGCCTACAAGGAAGTTGTTAACATTATAGATGGAATGCTAAAGGGTTCGTCAGGGAAGCAGTTAGTGACCACAGTACATGTATTTCACCACCCTGGCAGTGGTGGGAGCACTGTGGCGCGACAGGTTTTGTGGAATTTCCGAAAGCAGCTGCGATGTGCGACTGTTAAACTATCATGTGCTGTTGGGAAAATCTGTGAACATGCAATCCAGCTACTGGAGTATGAAGAAAATGATCTGACTCAGTGCTTGCCTGTACTGCTGCTGCTTGAAGATGCTGATGAAGATTACTTTGATGAAATTAAGCATGAATTAATACCTGCAATTGGCAGCAAGATGGTGAATATTGTgaggcctctcctcatacttctgaACTGTCGGAGATCTAATAATGCTGAAAAACTCTGCAAAAACATCCCGCTGGAAGCAGTAGCTGTTACTCACAAATTAACAGAGGAAGAGAGAATGTTGTTTTCTAACAAACGTAAGAAACTTGAGGAACATTTTGAACCAGAGTTTATACTAACATTTGTTCTAATGAGTGAAGAGTTTTCAGAAGAATACATCCAAGATTTTGTGAAACATTTATTGGAAGGTATTGATCACTCTTCTCCTGTTACTCAATTGATAAAGTATGTTGCTTTACTGAACCACTACGTGGAGAATTCAAACATTTCACTCTCTCATTGTGAAGCATTTTTGAACCTTGGTATTCAAATAGATCACATACGCCTGCAAAGCTTTCAAACCTCCTTGAATGATCAGGCACGGTTTTTATTCATACACTTCAGAGACTGCACTAGTGAGATTAAGTCGATCCGAATCGTTCACCCACTTGTTGCCAAGGAGATACTAAATCAGATCTCAGATCAGCCTCGGAGTCAAATTGCGATGGACTTTCTTAAGGAAAAGGCATTTTTTGAGAATCGGTTTGCTCGTGATGAATTCATTAAATTTGTTCGAGACTTGTTCATACGACGTcacaaaagaagcaaaggtgacAGCGTGGATACTGTTTTTTCCCCTCTGATTGAAGATATTTGCAATGAGCAGCAAGCTCCAGAAAAGGCAGTAGAAGTTCTGACAGCAGCTTATGAATGCTTCGGCAAAGATCCATTTTTTGCGCAGCAGCTAGCTCGACTGCATTACAAGGACCTAAATTTTGCTGATGCCATAAAgtgggcagaagatgcaaaatatCGCTTGCCAACCAATTCTTATATTTTAGACACTGAAGGACAGGTATACAGAAAAAAACTGAACATTCTGTTTGATCTAACACATTTGCGAACTGAGGTGGTTACTCCTGACAAACTCTCAGAAGCAATAAGTATAGCTCTAAAGGCGATTGACTGTTTCAGGGCTGCTCAGAAGGCAGCACAGTCTGAACTTGATTCTATGAATAATTCTGGTTTCTTTGGTGAAGTAGAGGTTGGATGTCATTTATTGCAACTTCTTTCACTGCTGGATATCTTTGAGAAGGATGAAGATGGCAGTTACACAAAACTGACTGAGTATCTTCTGGGTAAAGACGTTCCAGAAGTAATTAAAGAACCTTGGAAAAACTTCCACGGGAAATTGAAAGGCCTGCAGAAGGGGATAAATGAGGCACTTGAATGGATATCTGAAGATTCGAGTTATTTTCAAACTGACAAATGTGAAGACGACGACGGTGGAACCAGCAGCACAGAGGACCATGCACACAATCCTAGGAAATGGttgagaaagaaagcaaaaatctATGCACGTTATTTCTGTTTTACACAACAAGAGGAACAAAACTTAAAACAGAGTACAAATTCTCACTTGTTCCCTCTGGTAAGGCGTCTGCAAATTTCCGGGAATGGTGGTGGAAACATTACATCAATTTTTTCAATGTTGTCTGACCAAAAAGTTGATAGAGTTGCAGAAAAGCTAGAGAAAATAATCTCCATGTATCCTGAACATCATCAGAAAGAGAAACTAGATCTGGTTGATCTTGTCAACTTCACACTTAGTCATATTGCACTTGCCTGTGTGGCACCAAGGTCTTCAAAGCTGCTAACATTCAGCCAGCTGAGGGAACTTAGTCAGCAGTTTCCAAAATGTAAATACAATTCAAGTGCTTGTTTCTTACTTACTTTATTGTATTGGCCAGATGAAGCTTATGACCAGGAACCCGATGAAGCTAAAGGTCGAATCTTTGATACAGCTCTTGAAAAACTGAGAAAGCTCTACAACGTCAAAATGAAGAATTTGCCTTCCAGGAAGAAACAGATTTATACACACTTCTTCTTGGGAAATGGGCATGGATTTGACAAAATTGTTCATAAGAGTTTGCTTGAGAAACTAATTCCTAGTGGCCTAAATGAACGAAGATGGAAGTGGCTCACTGGAGATGTGTGGAAGAACCCCAAAGTCACCCAAAAGTTGAAGCGGGTTAAAGGCTGGacagaaaatggaacaatatttgTAAGGGGTTACTGCAAGCACCACAAAATCAGAATCTTTCCATTGCATTTCCCATCAATGCCCCATGGCAATGAGAACATAACCTTTTATCTTGGGTTCACGTATGGGGGGCTTTTTGCTTATGACATCCAAGGGGAACGTTAA
- the samd9l gene encoding sterile alpha motif domain-containing protein 9-like isoform X2, with the protein MEDWDEDQVRTWLHHIRVKEEHIQTLYKEQVTGAVLQVMSKQDLRDLHVKEGQIQLIVNKRNELLNSQNLQLAECSTSEVNDCKKTSPMQGSPDGTPSQTSQTKPLANKGKLKNQGQPTALISDPASSSTESHLNTTLEKANGNSPPTQCKPRPFDKEDINFKYVKNNVLPPETGVINLICPCHEYKSLAIAVTLDRQRLQAKFAKEVIRFASGCMNVRSNGTIHFGVENGNDHSGYTHGEIIGIPVKDPSIYVDALDYIEKCFKLHAEDARRCIRPPKLVEVISKTGSEGKFVIEVDVNSSIKIVRNKIYRVCLPNFNEKKNKVEYEKKTIYRRKGAKTETIDEESQDEFVSGMQERDKQREIAETTEQPSNIPEDLGRKLSVLLTGGKKYLDNSQRYVLVINKCKPEDLQKLNFLLHMNIFCVFDFDPDSKTNGFFEHYLNHHPASVHFLQDYKCEDRESVSDLKKRLCLFDQTSWIFCNGCNHYDGDERPCDVNTWVISKKKHLKRTASLICNEILPNGSFVVLFLLLSPVEQPLVDTFHEFYAEMNGRNDIICVSESDDNYQKWANLAQPSCSIETIDKMSIVGMKLNHVNDTIQTMLPILIDSARYLPVSSRGLCLLKPTDEERMFTLEILSVNQCEEYKIDVQDQTEITKIERDFYRGGKISWLNLMLAERGYCEAVIQRNAYKEVVNIIDGMLKGSSGKQLVTTVHVFHHPGSGGSTVARQVLWNFRKQLRCATVKLSCAVGKICEHAIQLLEYEENDLTQCLPVLLLLEDADEDYFDEIKHELIPAIGSKMVNIVRPLLILLNCRRSNNAEKLCKNIPLEAVAVTHKLTEEERMLFSNKRKKLEEHFEPEFILTFVLMSEEFSEEYIQDFVKHLLEGIDHSSPVTQLIKYVALLNHYVENSNISLSHCEAFLNLGIQIDHIRLQSFQTSLNDQARFLFIHFRDCTSEIKSIRIVHPLVAKEILNQISDQPRSQIAMDFLKEKAFFENRFARDEFIKFVRDLFIRRHKRSKGDSVDTVFSPLIEDICNEQQAPEKAVEVLTAAYECFGKDPFFAQQLARLHYKDLNFADAIKWAEDAKYRLPTNSYILDTEGQVYRKKLNILFDLTHLRTEVVTPDKLSEAISIALKAIDCFRAAQKAAQSELDSMNNSGFFGEVEVGCHLLQLLSLLDIFEKDEDGSYTKLTEYLLGKDVPEVIKEPWKNFHGKLKGLQKGINEALEWISEDSSYFQTDKCEDDDGGTSSTEDHAHNPRKWLRKKAKIYARYFCFTQQEEQNLKQSTNSHLFPLVRRLQISGNGGGNITSIFSMLSDQKVDRVAEKLEKIISMYPEHHQKEKLDLVDLVNFTLSHIALACVAPRSSKLLTFSQLRELSQQFPKCKYNSSACFLLTLLYWPDEAYDQEPDEAKGRIFDTALEKLRKLYNVKMKNLPSRKKQIYTHFFLGNGHGFDKIVHKSLLEKLIPSGLNERRWKWLTGDVWKNPKVTQKLKRVKGWTENGTIFVRGYCKHHKIRIFPLHFPSMPHGNENITFYLGFTYGGLFAYDIQGER; encoded by the coding sequence ATGGAAGACTGGGATGAAGACCAGGTGCGGACCTGGTTACATCATATTCGAGTGAAAGAAGAACACATACAGACATTGTATAAGGAACAGGTCACTGGTGCAGTGCTGCAAGTGATGAGCAAACAGGACCTTAGAGATCTTCATGTGAAGGAAGGTCAGATACAACTGATTGTGAACAAAAGGAATGAACTATTGAATAGTCAGAATTTACAATTGGCCGAGTGCAGCACAAGTGAAGTGAACGATTGCAAAAAGACTTCTCCAATGCAAGGTAGTCCAGATGGCACTCCCAGTCAGACATCACAGACAAAGCCTCTGGCAAACAAAGGGAAATTGAAAAACCAAGGTCAACCTACTGCTTTAATATCGGACCCAGCAAGTAGTTCTACTGAGTCTCATCTTAACACCACGCTTGAGAAGGCGAATGGAAATAGTCCTCCGACTCAATGCAAACCTCGTCCATTTGACAAGGAAGATATCAATTTTAAATACGTAAAAAACAATGTCCTTCCACCAGAAACTGGGGTCATTAATTTAATTTGTCCCTGTCATGAATATAAATCTCTTGCTATCGCtgttacattggacagacaacGGCTCCAAGCCAAATTTGCCAAGGAAGTTATCAGATTTGCTTCTGGATGCATGAATGTTCGAAGTAATGGTACAATTCATTTTGGGGTTGAGAATGGCAATGATCATTCTGGATATACACATGGTGAAATAATAGGTATCCCTGTCAAAGATCCTAGCATCTATGTTGATGCATTGGATTACATAGAGAAATGCTTCAAACTACACGCTGAGGATGCAAGACGTTGCATTCGGCCCCCCAAACTTGTGGAAGTGATTAGCAAAACTGGAAGTGAAGGGAAGTTTGTCATTGAGGTTGATGTAAACTCATCTATAAAGATTGTGAGAAACAAAATTTACAGAGTTTGTCTTCCAAAttttaatgaaaagaaaaataaagtagaATATGAGAAAAAGACCATCTACAGAAGAAAGGGAGCAAAAACTGAAACTATTGATGAGGAAAGTCAGGATGAATTTGTCTCAGGGATGCAAGAAAGAGACAAACAAAGAGAAATAGCAGAAACCACAGAGCAACCAAGCAACATCCCTGAGGATTTAGGAAGGAAGCTGTCAGTTCTTCTGACTGGTGGTAAGAAATACTTGGATAATAGTCAGCGGTATGTGCTTGTTATAAACAAATGTAAACCAGAAGATTTACAGAAATTAAATTTCTTGCTGCACATGAATATCTTTTGTGTGTTTGACTTCGATCCTGATTCGAAAACCAATGGCTTTTTTGAGCACTACCTAAATCATCACCCAGCCAGCGTTCACTTCTTACAAGATTACAAATGTGAAGATCGAGAAAGTGTGAGTGACTTGAAGAAACGCTTATGTTTATTTGATCAGACCAGTTGGATATTCTGTAACGGGTGCAATCATTATGATGGTGACGAGAGGCCGTGTGACGTGAATACGTGGGTGATAAGCAAAAAGAAACACTTGAAGAGAACAGCCTCACTGATCTGCAATGAAATTCTGCCAAATGGTTCCTTTGTCGTACTTTTCCTCCTTTTGTCACCAGTAGAACAACCTCTGGTGGACACCTTCCATGAATTTTATGCAGAAATGAATGGCAGAAATGACATCATTTGTGTTTCAGAGAGCGATGACAACTATCAGAAGTGGGCAAATCTTGCACAGCCTTCCTGCAGCATTGAAACCATTGACAAGATGAGCATTGTTGGGATGAAACTTAACCATGTAAATGACACGATCCAAACCATGCTGCCAATATTAATTGACAGTGCCAGATACTTACCAGTGTCATCAAGGGGCCTGTGTTTACTCAAACCTACAGATGAAGAAAGAATGTTTACACTGGAAATACTGAGTGTCAATCAGTGTGAAGAGTATAAAATAGATGTTCAGGATCAGACAGAAATAACCAAAATTGAGAGAGATTTTTATCGTGGTGGTAAAATCAGCTGGCTGAATTTAATGCTGGCAGAGCGTGGATATTGTGAAGCAGTGATACAGCGGAATGCCTACAAGGAAGTTGTTAACATTATAGATGGAATGCTAAAGGGTTCGTCAGGGAAGCAGTTAGTGACCACAGTACATGTATTTCACCACCCTGGCAGTGGTGGGAGCACTGTGGCGCGACAGGTTTTGTGGAATTTCCGAAAGCAGCTGCGATGTGCGACTGTTAAACTATCATGTGCTGTTGGGAAAATCTGTGAACATGCAATCCAGCTACTGGAGTATGAAGAAAATGATCTGACTCAGTGCTTGCCTGTACTGCTGCTGCTTGAAGATGCTGATGAAGATTACTTTGATGAAATTAAGCATGAATTAATACCTGCAATTGGCAGCAAGATGGTGAATATTGTgaggcctctcctcatacttctgaACTGTCGGAGATCTAATAATGCTGAAAAACTCTGCAAAAACATCCCGCTGGAAGCAGTAGCTGTTACTCACAAATTAACAGAGGAAGAGAGAATGTTGTTTTCTAACAAACGTAAGAAACTTGAGGAACATTTTGAACCAGAGTTTATACTAACATTTGTTCTAATGAGTGAAGAGTTTTCAGAAGAATACATCCAAGATTTTGTGAAACATTTATTGGAAGGTATTGATCACTCTTCTCCTGTTACTCAATTGATAAAGTATGTTGCTTTACTGAACCACTACGTGGAGAATTCAAACATTTCACTCTCTCATTGTGAAGCATTTTTGAACCTTGGTATTCAAATAGATCACATACGCCTGCAAAGCTTTCAAACCTCCTTGAATGATCAGGCACGGTTTTTATTCATACACTTCAGAGACTGCACTAGTGAGATTAAGTCGATCCGAATCGTTCACCCACTTGTTGCCAAGGAGATACTAAATCAGATCTCAGATCAGCCTCGGAGTCAAATTGCGATGGACTTTCTTAAGGAAAAGGCATTTTTTGAGAATCGGTTTGCTCGTGATGAATTCATTAAATTTGTTCGAGACTTGTTCATACGACGTcacaaaagaagcaaaggtgacAGCGTGGATACTGTTTTTTCCCCTCTGATTGAAGATATTTGCAATGAGCAGCAAGCTCCAGAAAAGGCAGTAGAAGTTCTGACAGCAGCTTATGAATGCTTCGGCAAAGATCCATTTTTTGCGCAGCAGCTAGCTCGACTGCATTACAAGGACCTAAATTTTGCTGATGCCATAAAgtgggcagaagatgcaaaatatCGCTTGCCAACCAATTCTTATATTTTAGACACTGAAGGACAGGTATACAGAAAAAAACTGAACATTCTGTTTGATCTAACACATTTGCGAACTGAGGTGGTTACTCCTGACAAACTCTCAGAAGCAATAAGTATAGCTCTAAAGGCGATTGACTGTTTCAGGGCTGCTCAGAAGGCAGCACAGTCTGAACTTGATTCTATGAATAATTCTGGTTTCTTTGGTGAAGTAGAGGTTGGATGTCATTTATTGCAACTTCTTTCACTGCTGGATATCTTTGAGAAGGATGAAGATGGCAGTTACACAAAACTGACTGAGTATCTTCTGGGTAAAGACGTTCCAGAAGTAATTAAAGAACCTTGGAAAAACTTCCACGGGAAATTGAAAGGCCTGCAGAAGGGGATAAATGAGGCACTTGAATGGATATCTGAAGATTCGAGTTATTTTCAAACTGACAAATGTGAAGACGACGACGGTGGAACCAGCAGCACAGAGGACCATGCACACAATCCTAGGAAATGGttgagaaagaaagcaaaaatctATGCACGTTATTTCTGTTTTACACAACAAGAGGAACAAAACTTAAAACAGAGTACAAATTCTCACTTGTTCCCTCTGGTAAGGCGTCTGCAAATTTCCGGGAATGGTGGTGGAAACATTACATCAATTTTTTCAATGTTGTCTGACCAAAAAGTTGATAGAGTTGCAGAAAAGCTAGAGAAAATAATCTCCATGTATCCTGAACATCATCAGAAAGAGAAACTAGATCTGGTTGATCTTGTCAACTTCACACTTAGTCATATTGCACTTGCCTGTGTGGCACCAAGGTCTTCAAAGCTGCTAACATTCAGCCAGCTGAGGGAACTTAGTCAGCAGTTTCCAAAATGTAAATACAATTCAAGTGCTTGTTTCTTACTTACTTTATTGTATTGGCCAGATGAAGCTTATGACCAGGAACCCGATGAAGCTAAAGGTCGAATCTTTGATACAGCTCTTGAAAAACTGAGAAAGCTCTACAACGTCAAAATGAAGAATTTGCCTTCCAGGAAGAAACAGATTTATACACACTTCTTCTTGGGAAATGGGCATGGATTTGACAAAATTGTTCATAAGAGTTTGCTTGAGAAACTAATTCCTAGTGGCCTAAATGAACGAAGATGGAAGTGGCTCACTGGAGATGTGTGGAAGAACCCCAAAGTCACCCAAAAGTTGAAGCGGGTTAAAGGCTGGacagaaaatggaacaatatttgTAAGGGGTTACTGCAAGCACCACAAAATCAGAATCTTTCCATTGCATTTCCCATCAATGCCCCATGGCAATGAGAACATAACCTTTTATCTTGGGTTCACGTATGGGGGGCTTTTTGCTTATGACATCCAAGGGGAACGTTAA